A region from the Aegilops tauschii subsp. strangulata cultivar AL8/78 chromosome 5, Aet v6.0, whole genome shotgun sequence genome encodes:
- the LOC109787299 gene encoding phosphoenolpyruvate carboxylase 2: MASSAPGGGSGKIERLSSIDAQLRLLVPAKVSEDDKLIEYDALLLDRFLDVLQGLHGDDLREMVQECYEVAAEYETKHDLEKLDELGEMITSLDPGDSIVIAKAFSHMLNLANLAEEVQIAYRRRVKLKKGDFADENSAITESDIEETLKRLVFDMKKSPAEVFDALKNQTVDLVLTAHPTQSVRRSLLQKHSRIRNCLVQLYSKDITPDDKQELDEALQREIQAAFRTDEIRRTQPTPQDEMRAGMSYFHETIWKGVPKFLRRVDTALKNIGINERVPYNAPLIQFSSWMGGDRDGNPRVTPEVTRDVCLLARMMAANLYCAQIEDLMFELSMWRCSDELRSRADELHRSSKKDAKHYIEFWKKVPPNEPYRVILGDVRDNLYNTRERSRELLSSGHSDIPEEATLTNLEQLLEPLELCYRSLCACGDRVIADGTLLDFLRQVSTFGLSLVKLDIRQESDRHTDALDAITSYLGIGSYREWSEERRQEWLLSELNGKRPLFGADLPMTEEVADVMGAFQVIAELPGDNFGAYVISMATSPSDVLAVELLQRECHIKTPLRVVPLFEKLADLEAAPAALARLFSIDWYRERINGKQEVMIGYSDSGKDAGRLSAAWQMYKAQEDLVKVAKQFGVKLTMFHGRGGTVGRGGGPTHLAILSQPPDTINGSLRVTVQGEVIEQSFGEEHLCFRTLQRFTAATLEHGMRPPISPKPEWRALLDEMAVVATEEYRSIVFQEPRFVEYFRLATPETEYGRMNIGSRPSKRKPSGGIESLRAIPWIFAWTQTRFHLPVWLGFGGAFKHILKKDIRNFHMLQEMYNEWPFFRVTIDLVEMVFAKGNPGIAALYDRLLVSEGLQPLGEKLRANYEETQKLLLQVAGHKDLLEGDPYLKQRLRLRDAYITTMNVCQAYTLKRIRDPDYHVALRPHLSKEVMDTSKPAAELVTLNPASEYAPGLEDTLILTMKGIAAGLQNTG, encoded by the exons atggcgtcgtcggcgccgggcggcggcagCGGGAAGATCGAGCGGCTGTCGTCGATCGACGCGCAGCTGCGCCTGCTCGTCCCGGCCAAGGTGTCCGAGGACGACAAGCTCATTGAGTACGACGCGCTCCTCCTCGACCGCTTCCTCGACGTCCTGCAGGGCCTCCACGGCGACGATCTCAGGGAGATG GTTCAAGAATGCTATGAGGTGGCTGCTGAATATGAAACAAAGCATGACCTGGAAAAGCTTGATGAACTCGGAGAGATGATAACAAGTTTGGATCCTGGCGATTCTATTGTGATCGCCAAAGCTTTTTCACACATGCTTAacttggccaacttggctgaggaAGTGCAGATCGCATACAGGAGGAGGGTCAAGCTCAAGAAGGGAGACTTTGCTGATGAAAATTCAGCAATCACAGAATCTGACATCGAGGAAACTCTTAAGAGGCTTGTTTTTGACATGAAGAAGTCCCCTGCTGAGGTCTTTGATGCCCTCAAGAATCAGACTGTTGATCTGGTTTTGACTGCACATCCAACACAATCTGTAAGGAGGTCACTGCTTCAGAAGCATTCGAG GATCCggaactgtttggttcagttatACTCAAAGGATATCACTCCAGATGACAAGCAGGAGCTTGATGAGGCTCTCCAGAGAGAG ATCCAAGCTGCCTTTAGAACTGATGAGATCCGAAGGACTCAGCCCACTCCCCAAGATGAGATGCGTGCTGGTATGAGCTACTTCCATGAGACAATATGGAAGGGTGTTCCAAAGTTTTTGCGCCGTGTTGATACGGCATTGAAGAACATTGGGATCAATGAGCGTGTTCCTTATAATGCTCCTCTTATCCAGTTCTCTTCTTGGATGGGTGGAGATCGTGATG GAAATCCAAGAGTGACACCAGAGGTTACAAGGGACGTCTGCTTGCTTGCCAGAATGATGGCAGCTAATTTGTATTGTGCACAGATTGAGGATCTCATGTTTGAG TTGTCTATGTGGCGATGCAGCGATGAGCTACGCTCGCGAGCTGATGAGCTGCACCGCTCTTCTAAGAAGGACGCTAAGCATTACATAG AGTTCTGGAAGAAGGTTCCTCCAAATGAGCCATATCGGGTAATACTGGGTGATGTTAGGGATAATCTTTACAACACGCGTGAGCGATCACGTGAGTTGTTATCCAGTGGACATTCCGACATACCTGAGGAAGCTACTCTGACAAATCTTGAGCAG CTGTTGGAGCCCTTGGAGCTCTGTTACAGGTCGCTGTGTGCTTGTGGTGACCGTGTTATTGCTGATGGAACCCTTCTTGATTTCTTGCGCCAAGTCTCTACCTTTGGACTTTCCCTTGTGAAGCTTGACATCAGGCAAGAGTCTGACAGGCACACTGATGCTCTTGATGCTATCACCTCATACCTGGGAATAGGATCTTATCGTGAGTGGTCTGAGGAACGCCGTCAAGAATGGCTGTTGTCTGAACTCAATGGGAAGCGCCCATTATTTGGTGCAGACCTTCCCATGACAGAGGAAGTTGCTGATGTTATGGGCGCGTTCCAGGTTATTGCTGAGCTGCCTGGTGACAATTTTGGAGCATATGTCATATCAATGGCAACATCTCCTTCAGATGTTCTTGCTGTGGAGCTCCTCCAACGTGAGTGCCATATCAAGACACCACTTAGAGTTGTCCCCCTGTTTGAGAAGTTGGCTGATCTTGAGGCTGCCCCAGCAGCACTGGCCAGACTCTTCTCAATAGATTGGTACAGAGAGAGGATCAATGGCAAGCAGGAGGTCATGATTGGGTATTCAGACTCAGGCAAGGACGCAGGCCGTCTCTCAGCAGCTTGGCAGATGTACAAGGCTCAGGAGGACCTCGTCAAGGTCGCTAAGCAATTTGGAGTGAAATTGACGATGTTCCATGGACGAGGTGGGACTGTTGGAAGGGGTGGTGGCCCCACTCATCTTGCCATCTTGTCTCAGCCACCGGACACGATCAATGGATCACTCCGGGTCACTGTTCAGGGTGAAGTTATCGAGCAGAGCTTTGGGGAGGAACACTTGTGCTTCAGGACGCTCCAGCGTTTCACAGCTGCTACTCTTGAGCATGGGATGCGTCCACCCATTTCACCAAAGCCAGAGTGGCGAGCTCTTCTCGATGAGATGGCTGTGGTGGCAACTGAAGAATATCGGTCAATTGTCTTCCAAGAACCACGCTTCGTCGAGTATTTCCGCCTT GCAACACCGGAGACAGAGTATGGCAGGATGAACATAGGAAGCAGGCCATCCAAGAGAAAGCCAAGTGGTGGCATTGAATCACTCCGTGCAATCCCATGGATCTTTGCATGGACGCAGACACGGTTCCACCTCCCGGTCTGGCTGGGCTTTGGTGGCGCCTTCAAGCATATCCTCAAGAAGGACATCAGGAACTTCCACATGCTCCAGGAGATGTACAACGAGTGGCCATTCTTCAGGGTCACCATCGATCTTGTTGAGATGGTGTTCGCCAAGGGTAATCCTGGCATTGCTGCCCTGTATGACAGGCTCCTAGTTTCAGAGGGGCTGCAGCCACTGGGTGAGAAGCTGAGGGCCAACTATGAGGAGACCCAGAAGCTGCTTCTTCAG GTTGCTGGACACAAGGATCTTCTTGAAGGTGATCCCTACCTGAAGCAGCGGCTCCGCCTCCGTGACGCGTACATCACCACCATGAATGTCTGCCAAGCATACACATTGAAGAGGATCCGTGACCCAGACTACCATGTTGCGCTGCGCCCCCATCTGTCCAAGGAGGTGATGGACACGAGCAAGCCGGCTGCTGAGCTCGTGACGCTGAATCCGGCGAGTGAGTACGCGCCGGGGCTGGAGGATACCCTCATCTTGACCATGAAGGGCATTGCTGCCGGTCTGCAGAACACCGGTTAG